One Camelina sativa cultivar DH55 chromosome 3, Cs, whole genome shotgun sequence genomic window carries:
- the LOC104777003 gene encoding probable LRR receptor-like serine/threonine-protein kinase RFK1, with amino-acid sequence MYTEKKKKKKDVNIFFAFSVFAMICFNFYSINALKLPQEEVDALEQIATTLGSRFWKFDAESCKVEMVGLTETPPPTAKQEIECECSPTNDTDCHIIRFAFKYHNLPGTLPQIVKLPYLQEIDLAYNYINGTLPREWAFSNLTFISLLANRLSGEIPKEFGNSSTLTYLDLEANAFSGTIPQELGNLVHLETMLLSSNKLTGHLPASLARLQNMTDFRINDLKLSGTIPSYIQNWKELKRLEIIASGLTGPIPAVISGLSNLNHLRISDIGGPVQPFPSLKNVTGLVKLVLKDCNISGQIPVYLSYMKKLETLDLSFNRLVGGIPSFAHSEDLRFIILTGNMLEGDAPDELLRDGITIDLSYNNLKWQSPESRSCRPNMNLNLNLFQSTSTKKSSKFLPCIKDFKCPRYSSCLHVNCGGSDIYVKEKNTKELYEGDGGVEGGAAKYYLKPGANWGFSSTGDFMDDNNFQNTRFTMFVPASNLSDLYKTARVAPVTLTYFHACLENGNYTINLDFAEMRFTNDDTYNRLGRRLFDIYIQEKLVAKDFNIMDEAKGALKPVIKPFTANVTNHFLTIRLRWTGKGTTRIPTRGVYGPIISAISIVSDSKPCERPKTGMSLGGSIAIGIGVPCLIIFIVGILWWCGCLPGCGQRRKDPNEEELPSGTFTLRQIKFATDDFNPTNKIGEGGFGPVFKGVLADGRVVAVKQLSSKSRQGNREFLNEIGAISCLQHPYLVKLHGFCVERAQLLLVYEYMENNSLSHALFSPKHEQIPLDWPTRYKICSGIAKGLAFLHEESPLKFVHRDIKATNILLDKDLTPKISDFGLARLDEEEKTHVSTKVAGTIGYMAPEYALWGYLSFKADVYSFGVLVLEIVAGITNSNFMAAGDSVCLLEWANECLESGHLMQVVDERLRPEVDKKEAEAVIKVALVCTSASPTDRPIMSEVVAMLEGLYPVPETTPGTSRNSGDIRFKAFKDLRKEMENSSKTQRSVKSYPSSSSTSSGAGQERNKEEESRS; translated from the exons GAATGCAGTCCCACCAACGACACTGATTGTCATATTATCAGATT TGCATTCAAGTACCATAATCTTCCAGGAACTCTTCCTCAAATAGTCAAGCTTCCCTACCTTCAGGAGAT AGATTTGGCCTACAATTACATCAATGGGACCTTACCACGGGAATGGGCTTTTTCAAATTTAACTTTTAT ATCTCTTCTTGCGAACCGGCTGTCAGGGGAAATTCCGAAAGAGTTTGGAAACTCTTCGACACTAACATACTT GGATCTCGAGGCGAATGCATTTTCTGGAACTATTCCTCAGGAGCTTGGAAACTTGGTCCACTTGGAAACAAT GTTGCTTTCCTCCAACAAATTGACGGGACATTTGCCAGCTTCACTAGCTAGACTACAGAATATGACGGATTT CAGGATTAACGATCTCAAACTTAGCGGAACAATACCTAGTTACATACAGAATTGGAAGGAACTCAAGAGACT TGAAATTATTGCATCTGGTCTTACTGGTCCAATCCCAGCGGTCATCTCAGGTCTGAGCAATCTTAATCATTT GAGGATCAGTGATATAGGTGGACCAGTCCAACCATTCCCTTCGTTAAAGAACGTAACAGGTTTAGTTAAACT GGTATTGAAGGACTGTAACATTTCTGGACAAATTCCTGTTTATCTCTCATATATGAAAAAGTTGGAGACACT GGACTTGAGTTTTAATAGGTTGGTTGGGGGAATTCCATCGTTTGCACATTCAGAAGACTTACGGTTTAT AATTTTGACTGGAAACATGCTTGAGGGAGATGCTCCAGATGAATTACTAAGGGATGGAATCACTAT AGATCTTTCATATAACAATCTCAAGTGGCAGAGTCCCGAGAGTCGTTCTTGTCGGCCAAACAT GAATTTGAATCTAAACTTGTTTCAGAGCACTTCCACGAAAAAATC GAGCAAATTTCTGCCGTGCATCAAAGATTTCAAATGTCCTCGAT ATTCTAGCTGCTTGCATGTGAACTGCGGTGGAAGCGATATATATGTGAAggagaaaaacacaaaagaattaTATGAAGGAGACGGAGGGGTTGAAGGTGGTGCTGCTAAGTATTATTTGAAACCTGGCGCTAACTGGGGATTTAGCAGTACAGGGGACTTTATGGACGACAATAATTTCCAAAATACAAGATTTACCATGTTTGTTCCAGCTTCTAACCTGTCTGATCTATACAAAACAGCAAGAGTAGCTCCAGTAACTCTTACTTACTTCCATGCCTGCTTGGAAAATGGAAACTACACTATAAATCTAGACTTTGCTGAGATGCGGTTCACCAATGATGACACCTATAACCGGCTTGGGAGGCGTTTGTTTGACATTTACATTCAG GAGAAATTAGTGGCTAAGGACTTCAACATCATGGATGAAGCCAAGGGAGCTCTAAAACCTGTAATAAAACCATTTACTGCCAATGTGACAAACCACTTTTTAACAATCAGGTTGCGTTGGACCGGTAAAGGAACAACCAGGATTCCCACTAGAGGGGTTTATGGTCCTATCATATCGGCTATTTCCATAGTTTCAG ATTCTAAGCCGTGCGAACGTCCAAAAACTGGAATGAGCTTGGGAGGATCTATTGCTATTGGAATTGGAGTCCCATGTCTTATTATCTTTATCGTTGGAATTCTGTGGTGGTGTGGCTGCCTCCCCGGATGTGGTCAAAGGCGAAAAG ACCCCAATGAAGAAGAGTTGCCTTCTGGAACTTTTACATTAAGGCAAATCAAATTTGCTACAGATGACTTCAATCCAACTAACAAGATTGGAGAAGGTGGTTTCGGTCCAGTATTTAAG GGTGTGTTAGCAGATGGAAGAGTTGTAGCAGTTAAGCAACTCTCATCTAAATCGAGACAAGGGAACCGAGAATTTCTAAACGAG ATTGGCGCAATATCTTGTCTTCAACATCCATATCTAGTCAAGCTTCATGGCTTCTGCGTCGAGCGGGCTCAGCTATTACTGGTGTATGAATACATGGAAAATAACAGTTTATCTCACGCGTTATTCa GTCCAAAGCATGAACAGATTCCACTGGACTGGCCTACTAGGTATAAAATTTGCAGCGGGATTGCGAAGGGTCTCGCGTTTCTCCATGAGGAGTCACCGTTGAAGTTTGTACACAGAGACATCAAGGCCACAAATATTCTATTGGACAAGGATTTAACTCCCAAGATATCTGATTTCGGATTGGCTAGGCTTGACGAAGAGGAGAAAACACATGTCAGCACAAAAGTCGCTGGGACTAT AGGATATATGGCACCAGAATACGCACTGTGGGGTTACCTAAGTTTCAAAGCAGATGTCTATAGCTTTGGCGTTTTGGTTCTAGAGATTGTTGCTGGCATAACCAACAGTAATTTCATGGCAGCAGGAGATTCCGTCTGTCTCTTGGAATGG GCTAACGAGTGCCTAGAATCAGGGCACTTGATGCAAGTGGTGGATGAGAGATTGAGGCCGGAAGTGGACAaaaaagaagcagaagcagTTATAAAAGTAGCTCTCGTGTGCACGAGCGCTTCTCCAACAGATCGACCTATTATGTCAGAGGTCGTTGCGATGCTCGAAGGTCTCTATCCAGTGCCAGAGACAACACCAGGAACAAGTAGGAACTCAGGGGATATAAGGTTTAAAGCATTTAAAGATTTAAGGAAAGAAATGGAGAACAGCAGTAAAACACAGCGTTCTGTTAAAAGTtatccgtcttcttcttcgacttcctCTGGGGCCggacaagaaagaaacaaagaagaagagtcaaGGAGTTGA
- the LOC109132264 gene encoding probable LRR receptor-like serine/threonine-protein kinase At1g29720 translates to MAPEYAMRGHLTEKADVYSFGVVAMEIISGKSNANYTPDNECCVGLLDWAFALQKKGAFSEILDPKLEGVFDVMEAERMIKVSLLCSSKYPTSRPSMSEVVKMLEGETEIEQSISDPGGEFRFKRSSEIGTSSSPLDYLVSVTSSCESAYDLYPLSAESIVFSRP, encoded by the exons ATGGCTCCTGAATATGCAATGAGAGGTCACCTAACAGAGAAGGCAGACGTTTACAGCTTCGGTGTGGTAGCAATGGAGATCATTAGCGGAAAAAGCAACGCAAATTACACTCCAGATAACGAATGTTGCGTTGGCCTTCTCGATTGG GCGTTTGCACTACAAAAGAAAGGGGCTTTCTCGGAGATTCTTGATCCCAAGCTTGAAGGAGTGTTCGACGTGATGGAAGCAGAGAGAATGATAAAGGTTTCACTTTTATGCTCCAGCAAGTATCCAACATCAAGGCCGAGCATGTCGGAAGTTGTAAAGATGCTCGAAGGAGAGACTGAGATAGAACAGAGCATCTCAGACCCCGGAGGTGAATTCAGGTTCAAGAGATCGTCGGAGATAGGGACATCGTCTTCACCTTTAGATTACCTCGTGTCGGTTACTTCGTCCTGTGAATCTGCTTACGATTTGTACCCTCTTAGTGCGGAATCCATTGTTTTCTCTAGACCATAA
- the LOC104778947 gene encoding probable LRR receptor-like serine/threonine-protein kinase At1g29720, with amino-acid sequence MIMSHSHHFSSLLFVLTLIYFVYTISASPSLHPDEVEALKDIALTLGVKHLNLSEDPCLSNTLVITQEVLKEGQNSTIKCDCGFNNNNTCHITHFVLKTFSLPGRLPPEFSKLRYLEFIDLCRNYLYGSIPMEWASLPYLKSISVCANRLSGDIPKGLGKFTNLTLLVLEANQFSGTIPKELGNLLNLKGLALSSNQLVGGVPKTLARLRNLTNLRFSDNRLNGSIPEFIGNLSKLQRLELYASGLTEPVPESIFRLENLIDLRISDTTAGLGQVPLITSKSLIYLVLRNMNLTGSIPTSFWDLPNLVTLDLSFNRLTGEIPPDASAPKYTYLAGNMFSGKVESGSFLTASTNIDLSYNNFTWSPTCKERKNVNTYESSRSRNSLTRLLPCSAINQCQNYSRSLHINCGGPDVTIENSRGKFLYEGDNYGLTSSAMSYHGKYWGFSNTGDFMDDAITEDTYSVSSESAVSAKYPELYKSARRSPLSLAYFGFCLENGSYNVKLHFAEIQFSDEEPFAKLAKRFFNIYVQGKLIWEDFSIREEANGTHKEVIREVNTTVTDNTLEIRLYWAGKGTTIIPKRGNYGSLISAISVCPSSESECGVPVQIQPLIKHHKPRKYPLIIGIAALILSLAFLILGVFYWRICVRNVAAGKRGSFNLRQLKVATDNFNPLNKIGEGGFGSVYKGRLPNGTLIAVKKLSSKSCQGNKEFINEIGIITCLQHPNLVKLYGCCVDKNQLLLVYEYMENNCLADALFGRSSLKLDWQTRRKICLGIAKGLAFLHEDSAVKIIHRDIKGTNVLLDKDLNSKISDFGLARLHEDDQSHITTRVAGTIGYMAPEYAMRGHLTEKADVYSFGVVAMEIISGKSNANYTPDNECCEEAV; translated from the exons ATGATCATGTCTCATAGCCACCACTTTTCCTCTCTACTCTTTGTTCTCACTCTTATCTACTTTGTCTATACCATTTctgcttctccttctcttcatcCAGATGAAG TGGAAGCACTTAAGGATATAGCATTGACACTGGGTGTGAAACATTTGAACCTAAGTGAAGATCCATGTCTCTCAAATACTCTAGTAATAACTCAAGAAGTTCTCAAGGAAGGACAAAACAGCACAATCAAATGTGACTGTggttttaacaacaacaacacttgtCATATCACACACTT TGTCCTTAAAACATTCAGTCTTCCTGGTAGACTTCCACCAGAATTTTCCAAGCTTCGGTATCTTGAATTTAT TGACTTGTGCCGTAATTATCTTTACGGCTCAATTCCTATGGAATGGGCCTCACTGCCTTATCTAAAATCTAT CTCTGTTTGCGCAAATCGGTTATCAGGAGACATTCCTAAAGGACTGGGCAAATTTACTAACCTCACTCTCTT AGTTCTTGAAGCCAATCAATTCTCTGGAACTATCCCTAAGGAACTAGGGAATCTACTTAACCTAAAAGGATT AGCACTCTCATCTAATCAATTAGTTGGAGGCGTACCCAAGACATTAGCAAGACTAAGAAATTTGACTAATCT GCGGTTTAGTGATAATCGCCTTAACGGATCCATCCCTGAGTTTATAGGGAACTTATCAAAACTTCAAAGATT AGAACTTTACGCAAGCGGCTTAACCGAACCTGTTCCAGAGTCCATTTTCCGTCTAGAGAATTTGATTGACCT GAGGATCAGCGACACAACCGCAGGATTGGGACAAGTTCCTCTTATAACTAGCAAGAGCCTGATATATTT GGTTCTAAGAAACATGAACTTAACAGGCTCAATCCCAACCAGTTTCTGGGATCTTCCCAATCTCGTGACTCT CGATCTTTCTTTTAATAGACTGACAGGAGAAATACCACCAGATGCATCCGCGCCAAAATATAC ATATTTGGCTGGGAATATGTTTTCAGGAAAAGTTGAATCAGGATCTTTCCTTACTGCAAGCACTAATAT TGATCTTTCTTATAATAACTTCACATGGTCTCCAACCTGCAAAGAGAGGAA GAATGTAAACACATATGAGAGCTCACGTTCAAGAAACAGTCT AACCAGACTTCTTCCATGTTCAGCAATAAACCAATGCCAAAatt ATAGTAGATCGCTGCATATAAACTGCGGGGGACCTGATGTAACTATCGAAAACTCCCGAGGAAAGTTTCTATATGAGGGTGATAACTATGGACTAACCAGTTCAGCTATGAGCTATCATGGGAAATATTGGGGATTCAGCAATACTGGTGACTTTATGGATGATGCAATAACAGAAGATACATACTCAGTTTCATCAGAATCTGCAGTCTCAGCAAAATATCCTGAGCTTTACAAGAGTGCTCGGCGTTCTCCTCTGAGTTTGGcttattttgggttttgtttagaaaatggAAGCTACAATGTGAAACTCCATTTTGCTGAGATTCAGTTCTCAGATGAGGAACCATTCGCTAAACTAGCAAAACGGTTTTTTAACATTTATGTTCAG GGGAAGTTGATTTGGGAGGATTTCAGCATCAGGGAAGAGGCCAATGGAACTCATAAGGAAGTTATAAGAGAAGTGAACACGACTGTGACTGATAACACTTTAGAGATACGGTTGTACTGGGCGGGGAAAGGCACAACGATCATTCCCAAAAGAGGGAACTACGGCTCTCTTATCTCTGCAATCTCAGTCTGTCCCA GTTCTGAATCTGAATGTGGCG TTCCGGTGCAAATTCAACCACTCATAAAACATcacaaaccaagaaaatatcCTCTCATTATCGGCATAGCAGCCTTAATACTCTCTCTTGCTTTCTTGATATTGGGCGTGTTCTATTGGAGAATATGCGTTAGAAATGTAGCGGCAGGAAAAAGAG GTTCCTTCAATCTGAGGCAACTAAAAGTTGCCACTGACAATTTTAATCCCTTAAACAAGATTGGGGAAGGCGGCTTTGGATCTGTTTATAAG GGGCGACTACCGAATGGTACATTGATTGCTGTAAAGAAGCTATCTTCCAAATCATGTCaaggaaacaaagagtttaTAAACGAGATTGGTATAATCACTTGCCTACAGCACCCGAACCTTGTAAAGCTCTACGGATGTTGTGTTGACAAAAACCAGCTCCTTCTTGTCTATGAGTACATGGAGAACAATTGTCTTGCAGATGCATTATTTG GAAGAAGCAGTCTGAAACTAGACTGGCAAACAAGACGCAAAATATGCTTGGGAATAGCGAAAGGGCTTGCGTTTCTTCACGAAGATTCAGCGGTCAAGATCATTCACCGAGACATCAAAGGGACAAATGTACTGCTTGACAAGGATCTGAACTCAAAGATCTCAGACTTCGGATTGGCCAGGCTCCATGAAGATGATCAGAGTCACATTACCACCAGAGTTGCAGGAACAAT AGGATATATGGCTCCTGAATATGCAATGAGAGGTCACCTAACAGAGAAGGCAGACGTTTACAGCTTCGGTGTGGTAGCAATGGAGATCATTAGCGGAAAAAGCAACGCAAATTACACTCCAGATAACGAATGTTGC GAAGAAGCAGTCTGA
- the LOC104777001 gene encoding uroporphyrinogen decarboxylase 1, chloroplastic-like: protein MMRQAGRYMAVYQKLAKKHPSFRERSENTDLIVEISLQPWQAFRPDGVIIFSDILTPLPAFGVPFDIEDVKGPVIQSPIRTEEDLKELHPIDFEKQQFVGDSLKILRQEVGEHAAVLGFVGAPWTIATYIVEGGTTRTYTVIKNMCHTAPNVLRALLSHLTKAITEYVVYQVEHGAHCIQIFDSWGGQLTPEMWERWSKPYIEEIIHAVKKRCPDTPIVFYINGNGGLLERMKTTGADVIGLDWTVDMADGRRRLGSDVSVQGNVDPAYLFSPLPALTEEILRVVKCAGPKGHILNLGHGVLVGTPEEAVAHFFKTARSLDYQTVFQNHTPAVI, encoded by the exons AGAACACTGATCTAATCGTGGAAATCTCTTTGCAGCCTTGGCAAGCTTTCAGACCAGACGGTGTCATCATTTTCTCTGACATCCTCACGCCTTTACCCGCATTCGGTGTCCCATTTGACATTGAAGATGTAAAAGGTCCCGTGATCCAATCTCCCATCCGAACTGAAGAAGATTTAAAGGAATTACATCCCATTGATTTCGAGAAACAGCAGTTCGTTGGAGATTCTCTTAAGATTCTGAGACAAGAG GTTGGGGAACATGCTGCTGTATTAGGTTTCGTTGGAGCTCCTTGGACAATTGCAACATATATTGTTGAAGGAGGAACAACTCGGACATATACTGTCATAAAGAATATGTGCCACACTGCACCAAATGTGTTGAGAGCTCTATTGTCTCATTTAACCAAGGCCATTACCGAGTATGTTGTTTACCAAGTTGAGCATGGAGCTCATTGCATACAAATATTCGATTCATGGGGTGGCCAACTGACTCCTGAGATGTGGGAACGCTGGTCCAAACCTTACATCGAAGAG ATCATTCATGCTGTAAAGAAAAGATGTCCAGATACGCCTATAGTTTTCTACATCAATGGAAATGGTGGCCTTCTTGAGCGAATGAAGACTACTGGAGCTGATGTTATTGGGCTTGACTGGACTGTAGATATGGCTGATGGAAGGAGGCGACTGGGAAGCGATGTTAGTGTGCAGGGAAATGTGGATCCAGCTTACCTATTCTCTCCGCTCCCTGCTTTAACCGAAGAAATTCTAAG AGTTGTGAAGTGTGCTGGACCAAAGGGGCATATTCTCAATCTAGGACACGGTGTCTTGGTAGGAACACCAGAGGAAGCCGTGGCTCATTTCTTTAAAACCGCTAGAAGCTTGGATTACCAAACAGTCTTCCAAAATCATACTCCTGCAGTAATCTGA